The following are from one region of the Nicotiana tabacum cultivar K326 chromosome 3, ASM71507v2, whole genome shotgun sequence genome:
- the LOC107770405 gene encoding uncharacterized protein LOC107770405 isoform X1, translated as MGGVTSSMAAKFAFFPPNPPSYGVVVEESTGKLKMTEVPAKENVDVLRLPTKRGTSIVAVYVKNPAATLTLLYSHGNAADLGQMYELFTELSHHLRVNLMGYDYSGYGRSTGKPSEQNTYADIEAAYRCLEETYGVKEEDVILYGQSVGSGPTLDLASRLSRLRAVVLHSPILSGLRVMYPVKRTYWFDIYKNVDKIPLVECPVLVIHGTADDVVDCSHGKQLFELSKQKYEPLWVKNGNHCDLEVFPEYIKHLKKFISAIEKSTVFRNGSALCTDQIDKPRSSTDCRPRPSTDQREKARQSADKREPRTSTDRRDKSRSSVDRKEKKSKSLDLSEKANNNMEQPEKSRNSIDRFGDMMRSAVLCNIDCFKPVGAKV; from the exons ATGGGGGGAGTCACGTCATCGATGGCAGCAAAGTTTGCATTTTTTCCGCCGAATCCGCCGTCTTATGGAGTGGTGGTGGAAGAATCGACGGGGAAATTGAAGATGACTGAGGTGCCGGCGAAGGAAAACGTCGACGTATTGAGGCTACCGACGAAGAGAGGAACGTCGATTGTGGCGGTGTACGTAAAAAATCCGGCGGCGACGTTGACGCTGCTTTACTCGCACGGTAACGCTGCTGATCTGGGACAGATGTACGAGTTATTCACTGAACTTAGTCACCATCTCCGGGTCAATTTGATGGG ATATGATTATTCAGGGTATGGACGGTCTACCGGCAAG CCAAGTGAGCAGAACACTTATGCTGACATAGAAGCTGCATATAGATGTCTTGAAGAGACATATGGGGTGAAAGAGGAAGATGTCATATTATACGGACAGTCAGTTGGGAGTGGACCCACATTGGATCTGGCATCGCGATTGTCAAGATTGAGAGCGGTGGTTCTTCACAGCCCAATACTCTCCGGACTTCGTGTAATGTATCCAGTGAAGCGAACATATTGGTTTGACATATATAAG AATGTTGACAAAATACCATTGGTAGAATGTCCTGTCCTTGTTATTCAT GGTACTGCAGATGATGTAGTTGATTGCTCCCACGGCAAACAACTTTTTGAGCTATCCAAGCAGAAATATGAACCATtatgggttaaaaatggtaaccattgtgatttggaggtcttcCCTGAGTACATAAAACATCTGAAGAAGTTCATATCAGCTATTGAGAAATCAACTGTTTTTAGAAATGGATCTGCACTATGTACGGACCAAATAGATAAACCTCGAAGCAGCACAGACTGTAGACCTCGTCCAAGCACAGATCAGAGAGAGAAAGCTAGGCAAAGTGCAGACAAGAGGGAGCCTAGAACAAGCACAGATCGAAGAGATAAATCCAGATCTAGCGTGGACCgcaaggaaaagaaaagcaaGAGTTTGGATCTCTCAGAAAAGGCGAACAATAATATGGAACAACCAGAGAAATCTAGAAACAGCATTGACCG TTTTGGTGACATGATGAGATCTGCTGTATTGTGCAATATCGACTGCTTCAAGCCAGTGGGAGCAAAGGTCTGA
- the LOC107770405 gene encoding uncharacterized protein LOC107770405 isoform X2 has translation MKARIIFPVRSGEREVMLTKLVSLLYDYSGYGRSTGKPSEQNTYADIEAAYRCLEETYGVKEEDVILYGQSVGSGPTLDLASRLSRLRAVVLHSPILSGLRVMYPVKRTYWFDIYKNVDKIPLVECPVLVIHGTADDVVDCSHGKQLFELSKQKYEPLWVKNGNHCDLEVFPEYIKHLKKFISAIEKSTVFRNGSALCTDQIDKPRSSTDCRPRPSTDQREKARQSADKREPRTSTDRRDKSRSSVDRKEKKSKSLDLSEKANNNMEQPEKSRNSIDRFGDMMRSAVLCNIDCFKPVGAKV, from the exons ATGAAAGCTAGGATTATTTTTCCAGTCAGATCTGGTGAACGAGAAGTAATGCTGACAAAGCTTGTTTCGCTATT ATATGATTATTCAGGGTATGGACGGTCTACCGGCAAG CCAAGTGAGCAGAACACTTATGCTGACATAGAAGCTGCATATAGATGTCTTGAAGAGACATATGGGGTGAAAGAGGAAGATGTCATATTATACGGACAGTCAGTTGGGAGTGGACCCACATTGGATCTGGCATCGCGATTGTCAAGATTGAGAGCGGTGGTTCTTCACAGCCCAATACTCTCCGGACTTCGTGTAATGTATCCAGTGAAGCGAACATATTGGTTTGACATATATAAG AATGTTGACAAAATACCATTGGTAGAATGTCCTGTCCTTGTTATTCAT GGTACTGCAGATGATGTAGTTGATTGCTCCCACGGCAAACAACTTTTTGAGCTATCCAAGCAGAAATATGAACCATtatgggttaaaaatggtaaccattgtgatttggaggtcttcCCTGAGTACATAAAACATCTGAAGAAGTTCATATCAGCTATTGAGAAATCAACTGTTTTTAGAAATGGATCTGCACTATGTACGGACCAAATAGATAAACCTCGAAGCAGCACAGACTGTAGACCTCGTCCAAGCACAGATCAGAGAGAGAAAGCTAGGCAAAGTGCAGACAAGAGGGAGCCTAGAACAAGCACAGATCGAAGAGATAAATCCAGATCTAGCGTGGACCgcaaggaaaagaaaagcaaGAGTTTGGATCTCTCAGAAAAGGCGAACAATAATATGGAACAACCAGAGAAATCTAGAAACAGCATTGACCG TTTTGGTGACATGATGAGATCTGCTGTATTGTGCAATATCGACTGCTTCAAGCCAGTGGGAGCAAAGGTCTGA